TTTGTTAATAGCGTGGTTATTTAGTACACCTTCTTTACCGGATAACTTTCCAAACGATGTCACAGGAACTTTGACAAGTGCATTGAGAGGAACATTCGATTTCGAGTCACCAGTATCACTTgcaaataagaaacaatatttacaaaaacatctttttttttttgttcagaataaaCAAGCCACTCATATTCAGTTAAAATATTATGTTTAAAGTATCGgttttctatttttccttttttaagaagatatagtccttcggtggtacccaaggatattttagtaagttgtagttcgtataatcatctaataaatgtttttttcccacaaaattacctatgtcgtatttttcaacaatagaattttgtgaaagtgatataggtacattcgaacccgattcagtattcatatatgttgaatgcaacgttttctcattattattatcaacCAACAATATATTAGCGTCGCGATCAGTATGAGCTAAGAGTGGAACGGTACTTCCGTTTTCTGCATTTGTATCATCGCAGACCTGTTCTCGAAGTTTTGGCAGCTTGAAAAAATATTCTTTGATGCTCTTGATAGCTCGTCGCTTCTTATTATCTTTTCAATCAATGGTGATCAAAGCATCGGTAggtgttattttgagttttacaaaactattcttctacaaataatattgtttctcttctcaaaaaattgtggaaaagcaaAGGCTTCTTcaaaaaaacttctataaaaaaactaccaccttttttcgagcttgcgtggtccgaacactggcgattaactttctcgcgattctactgtaattgaatatgtgcattgcagtttctacagagatgacaaatgcccagtagaaagtggtgaaaaatgtgtagagtgagagtgaagattctgaataaactttaaTCAATAAAGTAATCAAACCTTACTCAAtatgttatcaacagcgcaaatatttccgagcattggactgatttgcatgagcattcttactgttgagcgctaatattatttgaaaattgatactcgattaaagcatgcatacaaaaactgcattatgaaaagtaacgatcaaatatccatcattatatttatacaaatactgcatataaatagtgggtttctgggacttcgtgaaaaaaatgttgttccgaataaattttggaaaaaaatctacTGGATCGAAGGTGAGATAGATGACTCACGTCatcctagggagagtgcgttcctcctctgctagatttgggtattgttctttgagtacaggattcaccggacaattcctggtatagaggtccgacgcctgtttgtggagtttattgaggacctgcttgtgttttttagcttcatatggctgtgttctcaggtgccgtatttcccaaTAATtctgactccttaagcccctgtgcggtgtaggctcatcaatcagatgtctgttgggatgcccaggtttctggatattcaacaggaaatgtttggttagcatttcatttctctccctaatggggagtataaTCGCCTCATTAAGTAGATggttttctggggacataagacatcccatggcggttctgagggcggtattttggtaggcctgtagcttcttccagtgagtagttgttgttgtattaacagttttgttggttacactgaaatgacagcccttggtcgggaaaaaataaTCCCGGGTCGCTCCGTTacgaagaaccggctgccgtgggaagcgagtagttgttgttgttgttgttgtagcagtgcttcgccccatccaataggtacggccgatcacaaattgtcatcaatatcctctaacgggagtccaaggaaacttgcaatttcaacaggggtggaccataatgagaggggtgttggaAGCGAATAGTCTCTTCCgggagtgttgttgttgttgttgttgttgttgttgttgttgttgttgtagcgatagggacactctccgaaggccttgggtgtaagatttgttatgaccacatgcgaccttctaggctatcccgccctcccacccctagatctatgaggagttcggggtcgccagagcctcggctgttaatgaaacaggattcgccacggataggtgaggttgacaattgggtttggagaagctatgtattgcgctggcaacatgaaagggctgcgctacacaaatcccttgaatccggtattttagtcgcctcttacgataagcttcccaaggcagtcggttctatgtaccggagccactcgggatttttcccgaccaatgactgtcatttcagtgtaacctcatttaatttgttgtgtccctcccacaaattttcatcctcccagccgctccttgcagcggaactgctccatattctcttgctccgggaaggtatcgaacccaatccgggtccgtctcctgactccggtcctgagaaatggttttgctgcatctgtgggaaacgaatctttttaggacggtcatatttcagtgtgtctcgtgtaagggatggttgcatcggacaggttgttctgggctagatcccaaaaccagacgtccacgtaacttctataaatcttttgtgactccttgctgttcacgctctaggacgtcccgtagtctgcgcccaaacgaaacctggcattatcaccgactaaatccttcgcgaccttatttaaaacatggaagTCCCAAATgacgaccattttgaacatccacgtcgatggcactacgctaccgactgtcttacaccccaaaatcttgggtgtgacgtttgatcaggatctacattttggtgagccgcatttgttccgaaaatccagagccgtaataaaatcctcaaatcccttgctggtagtacttggggaaaatacaaagaaacgctcattccCACATACAAAGcagttggccagccgattgcatgctactcgTCCCCTATatgttcgccaagcctaaaaactacccactggaagaagttacaggcctgccaaaatactgctctcagaatcgccacgggctgtcttatgtccccagaacaccatctacataatgaggcgagaatactccccatcagggagagaaatgagatgctaaccaaacagttcctgttgaatacccagaaacctgggcatcccaacagacatctgaatgataagccagcaccgcctaggggcataAGGAGTCATCtaagcattttgaagaaatacggcacctttgaactaagccgtatgaagcaaaaaaacaactCGAACTcgacaaacaggcgtcggacctttatgccaggaattgcccggtgaatccagtactcaaagaacagtaccaaaaacttgtggaagaggaaggcatactccctagggaaacgcgagtcaatcTAGCTcatcttcgttctggatactgtagcaggttaaactcttacctatccagaatcaactccgacatacaaaatgtataccccgcttgcaatgtgtccccacatgacaccaaccatctctttaattgtaatgtggaaccaacgcctctaacacccctttcattatggtccacccctgttgaaacagcaagtttccttggactcccgttagaggatattgatgacaatttgtgattggtcgcagctgttaggtggggcgaagcactgctacaacagcaacaacaagcatatgtacctaccgcgggtatattctaaccctctggagtgtccttatcgttaatgcaacaacatttttctTGATTGACAAAGTTTAACGAAAAAATTTAATAGCTGATGTTCTTATCGCTAGTGTTTAATCgaaacacaattttgtttaaCCCCTTGTTATCTGACGGTACTCTCCAGTACCACTTCTGATTTTGCTACTTTAAAAGCAATCAGTAAGTTTTTTTACATTATGCAGACCAACGGTACTTTAAAGTAAAAACATAGAACATATATAATgggatttttaataaaattcgtggATTCTTTGCTTTTTATGCTCATTTCAAGTAAGTGCTTCCCATAGTGCGGTCACAAATTAGAATTCgtgtattattttaattatattttgctaaattcttaaaatatctctattaaataaaaagaaggtATACGTTTTATGAATTAAGTGTTTAGTTTTGAAGATACAAAGAgctttactttttttgtttaccagtgatattttattttcCGAAGGAGACTTGGAAGTACCGTCCGGCTATGTTGCCCTTGTATTTTCTGATTTTCATACACAGCTTTTTACAGATACTAGTGGATAATGGCTGGAGTTCGCGGAAGATTTTTGTCAGAAAATGAAGTTGGTTCCAATCGAAGAAAGTCCAATCGATAATGAGCAAGATAcggatatgttgttgttgttgttgttgcgataaggttgctccccgaaggctttggggagtgttatcgatgtgatggtcctttgccggatacaagtccgttacgctccggtaccatagcaccattaaggtgctagcccgaccatctctggaacgatttatgtggccacattaaaccttcaggccattccctccctccctacccccaagttccatgaggagcttggggccgccagagcttcgtctgttagtgaaacaggattccccgcggataggtgaggttgacaattgggtttgcagaagctatatattgcgctggcaacctgaaaggttgcgctacacagccccttgaatctggtattttagtcgcctcttacgacaggcatacctaccgcgggtatattctgatcccctaacccgctttGGTAAGATACGGATATCGAGAGTGATGATGAAGATGAAGCGATGACTTTACCGGACGAGGAAGATCAGTTTTTAATTGGTCCTAAATCAAATTCaggaagaagaaaatgaagagaCAAATATATTGCCAGAAAACGAAAGAAGCAGTTTTCGAAGAACCattgcgaaaataaaaaaaaactgataaaacCACCGAGGTTTCACAATTTGACTCTGCAGAGGGACCAGTAACTGGATTTTTTGACGATATGGAAACGCCAACACAATTTTCCTATCTTATATGGAGCCTATTGTGGAAGGAATCATATTTCATTCGAATTTATATGcggtacaaaaaaacaaaaccttgaatttagaaaaaatttataggCATACACTTTTTTATGGGCTACCATCACCTGCCAAGTTATCGTCATTATTGGAGTACCAGCGAAGATCTGGCTGTGCCCATAGTATCAAAAACCATGTCCCGAAACAGATTCGATTCAATCTTACGTTTTTTGCACGTAAATGATAATTCTAAAATTCCAGAAAACAATAAGGATCGACTGTTCAAAATTCGCCCTATGATTGAAGGTCTGAATCAACGTTTTCTTCAGGTATACCATGGAACGAAGGAGCTATCAGTTGTCGTATCTATGATTCTTTTCAAAGGTAGAAGTGCTATAAAACAATATTGCCCTATGAAACCAATTAAGCGTGGTTACAAATTATGGTGCTTGGCGGATCAACGCGGATATATCAAAAAGTTCTCTATATACCAAGGAAAGAACGAAGCTGTCGAAGAAAAGTACGAAGGATATGGCCTGGGAGCGAGAGTAGGAAAAAAATAAGTACGTGTACTTTGATAATTATTTTACATCTGTCAGGCTACTAGATTTTCTACAAACGCAGATAGTTTTTGCTTGCGGTATAGTACGAGGAAATCGAAAAGGACTTCCTTCAAACATGAAAGCGGACAAGAAAATGAAGAGGCGAGTTCGATTCACGAACAACTATGAacggtgtaatttttttttaaatggattgATAACAAGACCATACTGTTAGCTTCCAACTTCCATGACACTGAGAAAAGTACTGTCCAGAGAGATCATATAGGTCAGGCAATGCAAGTTCAATGTCCAACTGCAATTAGAGATTATAATTCATTCACGGGTGACGTATATCATGCTGATCAGTTGCGTTGTGCATACGGTATAGGCAGGCGATCTAAAAAATGGTGGCATATACTGTTTTGGGGGCTCTTGGAAATAGCTTTCGTTAATTTAGCAGCAGTACCCtgctttttctattttttgtgaatttttgaaaataaaattttgattgtcatttattacatatataataaaaagCGAAACATTGAGCAAAATCGGGTATCTAGATGTTTGACGTGTTTAGGCagagttcaataagggctttaatgtagaaaactaaACTAATTACTTTGTTAACCTTCTGTATGAAATTGGTGTTATGCAGCTTAGATCGACCAACCCACAGGTGGCGAAAAAGTTGTCTGGACCTCGTGGGTGATCTGATTATACTACGACTTAAGCAGATCGATTAACATTTATAAATGCAAGAACATTGCACAGAATCCTTTCAATACAAATTTGAAGCAATCATAGTTTTAttgtacatattattatttttattttaaatatatatgtatgtatatgcatgtattgtatatttatttataatgaaTTAAAGATGCACATTTCAACTGTCCCGCGGACATATGTTTTATGCAGCTCGCAAGTGTTGTAGATCTGGGTTTTGTTGGATTAGTAACAGTTTCAAGTGCTAAATACAATATATCTTGCTTTTTTGAAGTATGCATGATCGTTAAATAAGTTAGTGAGTGTGATAGTGAATGCTTATGATTATAAAATTacgtatattaaaaaataaattttagaatAATTATTAATATATGAACAGCAGAAAATGAAGAATTAAATGATAATTGTTCACACCATAGAAGTTGGGATAGGCGATACCATGGTAATCGCCTCCAAATTACACCCTATCATGTTGCAGTTTTAGCTGATTCTACTGTTGGGGTTGTATTGGCTGTAGGTGTCAACGCATTAGATATTTTCCCCGTTGCTGGCAGAGTATTATCTGCCACAGCGACAGTGTTTGCTACGGCTGTATCATGTGTATTCGAATTCACAGCAGTTGACGTACTTAATACGTCAGCATGCTTAATTGGAGGAATTATTGAAATCGTCACCGCCGGTTCATCCACACCTAACAAAGGCCCATTATTATTTTCTACAACATTGTTTAATGTTGTTGGTTTGCTTACTACATCATTTACTATATCGGCAGTGCAAGTGTTGTtagtgttgctgctgctgttggtaTTAACTTCAGCAACTGCATTTGGTGATACAGAAATCACtgaattattattaatattttctattgATGTTGCAGATAGCGATAGCTCATCGGCCGAATCATCATTAGCACCTTCTGTTTGTACACCCTTCTCTTCGAACATATGATCATTCATTTTTATTGGTTGATAAGCTGAACCgaattgttttgaaatttgtaatagttcACGTAGTATTTGGTTTTCTTTGCGTAACCGTGACATTGTTTCTATATCACGATGAACAGCATCATCATCCGCTGATGCAGCACGTTGCATTACTACCGCCATTTCCTTGATTTTTGCACGCTGTTCGCGTATAATAATCCATAATTCTTCATTATAGacttctttaaaatttattttactttcgAGTAGTTTACTTGTTGTATGTTCacgatatttttgcattataaacTCCATGGTACGTTCATAGTCCTCAATGCATATTTTTAATTCACGATTCTCTTTTAATATTTCTGAACTTGTggcattttgttgttgtatacGATTTACCATTTCTGAATTGGATTTATTATTGGTAACGCGATTTAATGAATCCATGTCATCTTGAAATTGTCGCAAACTTTCCACCAAGCGATTATTACCCTCTGCTTCTACCAGCAAAGCATTACCCAACAATTCCAAATCTTTAACGCGACTTGCAATACGCTGTGCGTCCATAATTATCTGCCCGACAGACATATTTGACATCTTTGGTTGTTATACGTTTTAATTGTTGTAAAATTTTAACTGATTTTCTCCtatccaatttttgtttttaataacacTTTGATTGACCAATTATAGCACCCAAATTGATTGCTGTTCGCCGTTGTTGACGTCCATACGCCTTTCCCAGCGATGCTCTTTACAGATCGAGCTCCTCCGCTGACGCAATGCTTGTTTTAGAAttgatattttctttatttatctCATAAGCCAACTCGAAATCCAAAATTGCTCTTTAACATAAAGCTTTTTAGAATTTTCTGCCTTTTGTTATTCTACCTTgagaaatttatataaaaaaaatcacggAACTAAATCTAATAGACGTCAAGTCACATTtgaccatagtgtacaagtacaagtgtgttgacttatctgtcaagcattctgacaggcactcgctggattcggaatgacagcgaattcaaaatggataccattaccgaatgctccgaatgattgaaaaattgaaaaagtccatacgattggtagtcaaaaatgttgtcgttgagactaaaaatgcgactctagacctgagatttccatcaggtgagcgaggctgtttgtagttttgacgtttatcgcttagtgaacacacttggtataggtacactatgcatTTGACATTCAATCAAAATGAcagccattgtaaattttaccaagtagtgCAACtgacagctgatcggtgaaaattcgcacattcacacgcacagttctggactcagtttcaaacaaaaactttagattatttaactcaaattttaaagtgagataatccttacgaatttatgtatatagaatatatataaggcatttttttttgttatttaaacaatagttttatttaaattaaaggtttatcattttttttttttaactttgaaaaaactccgaacaccattccttcattatattacattcgactgcctagtccactgccttccactctattcgcaacataacttctatttaagctgccaaactatacagTAAACAATGATGACAGCAATCAACAGTTAGCTTGCCACAGTGCACCAATAAAAAAGAACACCAAGTTTCTCCCATTGCGTCGCTTTTGACGTTTTGAACCGACGTAAATTAATAGCCGAATttttttaagccggagtcattggtgccgtatgtcgtatcgctgtatccgtatccataacgtaatcagctgtttatcgttacgacggtaaccaaaacccaattggttggctacgatacggttacgaccttagcggcaccaataatcgattgcattgattctcataaggttggtcgaatcagctgttaaaaggttaccgatacggttaccgataaagcaccaatgtctccagcttaacacacgtttgcgcgtgaaaaaaacgcttatcctcgcttagatatttggtgtttcattcaatttattCAAGAACACCTATTAATAATTACAAagattaatttaattcaattttagggttggattttatataaggtgccacgattttcaaacttttgttgattagtAGGGGCAGGGGGTcccaaaaatcacaaaattatcgtccgcaactctaggaaactcttagttaatgaaatataagctttttaatggggaatatttagaataaggtgccacgattttcaaacttttgctgatttgtaggggtagagggggtcctaaaaatcacaaaattatcatccgcaactctaggaaacttttagtttatgaaatataagccttttaatttccaaatttagtaaaatttcaacttaagtcctgcactgaaaattcgggtcgcacatgtcgatagcgatatcaaaagacgcgtatttgcgtcaagattcagaatccgaaagcagaaacttgtcacgtacacgttgctttggtttcagatggtggccctagctagctcagtacatttggcaggccgtggttctcaacccgccatcttggaaccggacgcacacatatatttattAACTTCCATTCACCTCTTCGGGttcacttacccaccgcacaacaggaatcccacccaaccttggaccgctcgcatcgtgcaacctactctgcggtcaccctaatgccatgctccatactcccacttacctcctcatcattccatccttacatcccgccccaaaagaaattagccagccatattacttctcttttcacttcaataacgcatttttaataaacataatctTAAAATCTATACACGAATGGAATAAAACCTTACAAAAAATCAAGCTTCGTTtatattcaataatatttttcttcaaacaccttaatttatatatatacatatatgtaaattttaatttaacacatatgggttccttcttcgcaaaaaaaaatgtgtatccttgtgcaaacatataaaagtaaaaataaacgtATTACAAACAGTATTTATACACGCGCAAACAGGCCTATAAATATTATCAACCTAAAAAGAATCAAAATGTGCTCAtaaattccataaaaaaaaactgtatgacaaatgttcaaatatatttctgggtctttctgtcgccaaaatcaccaaactcttatctactcaagtggagttatataaaaaaagtagttttaaacacaccctaatgcctgcctaaaagagctcttttatgtggggattggggAGCACATTGGTGCAGGGTTCATACCCCCTGCAAAAAAAAGGTAAGACAAAAAAAACAGCTTAATTAATCGTTCTGGTATGTTTTGTGACTCATAGACgccttacaattttataaattttggtttaatcgaatattacgtttaagactaaaacggaaaagatttatagtgactcggatatatgtccatgcacatcaatgtaaaattcatatttcatacagtttaaaatttgggataaaaaaaaacaatt
The DNA window shown above is from Eurosta solidaginis isolate ZX-2024a chromosome 2, ASM4086904v1, whole genome shotgun sequence and carries:
- the Fgop2 gene encoding FGFR1 oncogene partner 2 homolog; the protein is MSNMSVGQIIMDAQRIASRVKDLELLGNALLVEAEGNNRLVESLRQFQDDMDSLNRVTNNKSNSEMVNRIQQQNATSSEILKENRELKICIEDYERTMEFIMQKYREHTTSKLLESKINFKEVYNEELWIIIREQRAKIKEMAVVMQRAASADDDAVHRDIETMSRLRKENQILRELLQISKQFGSAYQPIKMNDHMFEEKGVQTEGANDDSADELSLSATSIENINNNSVISVSPNAVAEVNTNSSSNTNNTCTADIVNDVVSKPTTLNNVVENNNGPLLGVDEPAVTISIIPPIKHADVLSTSTAVNSNTHDTAVANTVAVADNTLPATGKISNALTPTANTTPTVESAKTAT